A single genomic interval of Cyprinus carpio isolate SPL01 chromosome B24, ASM1834038v1, whole genome shotgun sequence harbors:
- the rrs1 gene encoding ribosome biogenesis regulatory protein homolog has protein sequence MASCSVEDVLAKAERDEAEKLKGITVSKELDLEFDPGNLLAFDKNRIDTREFKDSKREDFLRSLARDNTQLLINEIWKLPTERVEEVIVAKLPDPTTLLPREKPAPKPKPPTKWEQFAKLKGIQKKKKTNLVWDEVHKEWKRRWGYKRAKDDTKEWLIEVPVNADPNEDQFAKRNKAKKERVARNEYNRLKNIARAQKIKVPGMGLAPTPQQSKAELAQAVNIAKISTASVGKFQDNLPKEKTPKNTGKKRKFQPLIGDFSSEKQKQLDLLKVMDSKKPRLDITKAVNKQMREEDMESRKKNKKDFGKKGQRGKMSGKGKGKAGGKGKGPKGKGRKPQMKQGKR, from the coding sequence ATGGCTTCGTGCAGCGTTGAAGACGTGCTCGCTAAAGCCGAAAGAGACGAGGCTGAAAAACTAAAAGGTATTACAGTAAGCAAAGAGTTAGACCTTGAATTCGACCCGGGTAATTTGCTTGCGTTTGATAAGAACCGGATAGATACTCGGGAATTTAAAGACAGCAAACGGGAAGACTTTCTCCGCTCATTGGCGAGAGATAACACTCAGCTCCTCATCAACGAGATTTGGAAACTTCCAACAGAAAGAGTTGAAGAAGTCATCGTCGCCAAGCTGCCAGATCCAACCACTCTATTACCCCGGGAAAAACCTGCTCCAAAACCAAAGCCTCCTACAAAATGGGAACAGTTTGCCAAGCTGAAAGGCAttcagaagaaaaagaagaccAACTTGGTTTGGGATGAAGTCCATAAGGAATGGAAGAGGCGATGGGGATACAAACGTGCCAAAGATGACACCAAGGAATGGTTGATCGAGGTCCCAGTGAATGCAGATCCCAATGAGGACCAGTTTGCTAAAAGGAATAAAGCCAAGAAAGAGCGCGTGGCCAGGAACGAGTACAACAGACTCAAGAACATCGCCAGAGCTCAGAAGATCAAGGTGCCCGGCATGGGCCTCGCACCCACCCCCCAGCAGTCCAAAGCAGAGCTGGCACAAGCTGTCAATATCGCCAAGATCTCCACGGCCTCTGTTGGTAAATTCCAGGATAACCTGCCCAAGGAGAAAACGCCTAAAAATACTGGGAAAAAGAGAAAGTTCCAGCCTCTTATTGGCGACTTTAGTAGCGAGAAACAAAAACAGCTGGATTTACTGAAAGTGATGGACAGTAAGAAGCCACGACTCGACATCACCAAAGCTGTGAATAAGCAAATGAGGGAAGAGGATATGGAATCGAGgaaaaagaacaagaaagactTTGGAAAGAAGGGACAGAGGGGAAAGATGTCTGGTAAAGGAAAAGGAAAGGCTGGTGGAAAGGGAAAGGGTCCCAAAGGCAAAGGACGGAAACCTCAGATGAAGCAAGGAAAGAGATAA